The Primulina eburnea isolate SZY01 chromosome 6, ASM2296580v1, whole genome shotgun sequence genome contains a region encoding:
- the LOC140835472 gene encoding LOW QUALITY PROTEIN: piriformospora indica-insensitive protein 2-like (The sequence of the model RefSeq protein was modified relative to this genomic sequence to represent the inferred CDS: deleted 2 bases in 2 codons), whose amino-acid sequence MKKIKSLSSYIVILCILRCLCVWCNGEDETVSAPMKRTEQEVLYSAIQDFVGKWWNGSNLYPDPCGWTPIQGVSCDIFDGFWYVTDLRIGPVYENSLICDQTVGFSPHLFALRHLKSLSFFSCFVSPHPVSIPAQNWEVFAESLVSLEFRSNPGLTGQIPATFAELGNLESLVLMENGLTGEIPINIGNLTKLKRLNLAGNRFKGEVPDNFGGLNHLLILDFSSNSFSGSLPSTFGGLTSLLKLDLSNNQFEGKIPENIKNLKNLTLLDLSSNKFSNGLTKSLQELTSLEEIFLSNNPIGGSLEDVEWHDMVRLTALDLSNTILTGGIPESFSELKGLRFLGLSDNMLAGDVSPKLANLPNVSAIYIHGNNLQGNLKFPKGFYEKLGRRFAAWGNPNLCYPIGSIPTNYVPFGVKICNQDQEVKRYETCLHTKSKICDGIRNPDSISMASTGFMVNYVGRLVWFIEIMGALIINI is encoded by the exons ATGAAAAAGATTAAATCTTTGAGTTCTTACATTGTAATTCTCTGCATACTTCGTTGTTTGTGTGTGTGGTGCAATGGGGAAGATGAAACAGTGTCGGCTCCAATGAAGAGAACTGAACAAGAAGTTCTGTATTCTGCTATTCAAGATTTTGTGGGAAAATGGTGGAATGGTTCGAATCTTTATCCGGATCCTTGCGGATGGACTCCTATTCAG GGTGTTTCCTGTGACATATTTGATGGATTTTGGTATGTGACTGACTTAAGAATAGGACCTGTTTATGAGAATTCCCTCATTTGTGACCAAACTGTGGGGTTCAGTCCACATTTGTTTGCACTAAGGCACTTGAAATCTCTATCATTCTTCAGTTGTTTCGTTTCACCTCATCCCGTTTCGATTCCTGCTCAGAATTGGGAGGTTTTTGCAGAGAGTCTCGTGTCACTAGAATTCCGATCAAATCCAGGCCTCACCGGTCAAATTCCAGCAACTTTTGCGGAGCTAGGAAATCTGGAGTCATTAGTTCTAATGGAAAATGGATTGACCGGCGAAATACCGATTAATATAGGTAACTTGACCAAGTTGAAGAGGTTGAATCTCGCAGGAAACAGATTCAAAGGAGAAGTCCCAGATAATTTTGGAGGGCttaatcatcttctgattctTGATTTTAGTAGTAATTCATTTTCTGGTTCATTGCCTTCAACTTTTGGAGGGTTGACTTCTCTGTTGAAGCTTGACTTGAGCAACAACCAATTTGAAGGAAAAATCCCAGAAAACATAAAGAACCTGAAGAATCTGACACTTTTGGACCTGAGCAGCAACAAATTTTCAAATGGGTTGACCAAATCACTTCAAGAGTTGACT TCTTTGGAAGAAATATTCCTCTCAAACAATCCCATTGGTGGGAGCTTAGAAGATGTTGAGTGGCATGATATGGTGAGGTTGACCGCATTGGACCTGTCCAATACAATCTTGACAGGCGGCATTCCTGAGTCTTTTTCAGAATTAAAAGGGCTTAGATTCTTGGGTCTTAGTGACAACATGCTCGCAGGAGATGTTTCCCCAAAGCTTGCAAATTTACCAAATGTGAGTGCGATTTATATTCACGGGAATAATTTG CAGGGGAATCTCAAGTTTCCTAAAGGGTTTTATGAGAAGTTGGGGAGGAGATTTGCTGCATGGGGGAATCCAAATTTGTGTTATCCCATTGGATCGATTCCTACAAATTATGTTCCATTTGGGGTAAAAATATGCAATCAAGATCAAGAAGTTAAAAGATATGAGACATGTTTGCACACTAAATCCAAGATTTGCGATGGGATTAGGAATCCTGATTCCATTTCTATGGCTTCTACGGGATTTATGGTAAATTATGTTGGCCGACTGGTTTGGTTCATTGAGATTATGGGGGCTTTGATTATAAATATCTAA